One window of Athalia rosae chromosome 2, iyAthRosa1.1, whole genome shotgun sequence genomic DNA carries:
- the LOC110116985 gene encoding uncharacterized protein LOC110116985, which yields MKIRVTFLFLLCTSSAVNTSGTLDTHRASPDNFMKSENFYDTDSKPKHRVFEYSNRMETDSHDEVRGQSIISFKRSGRVFAGGLANIFDRSLGRKSQREIQDLAIVRFNSKQPSRILDVGSLGTREKVLSRKKKDKMTQFMLPLLVAYKLKFAALIPVLLGGMSLLASTTALAGFFFALFAAVLGLKTH from the exons atgaagataaGAGTGACATTTTTGTTTCTACTGTGCACCAGCTCAGCTGTGAATACTTCCGGTACCCTCGATACCCACCGCGCGTCGCCCGATAACTTTATGAAGAGTGAGAATTTTTACGATACCGATTCAAAACCCAAACACAGAGTGTTCGAATACTCGAATAGAATGGAGACGGATTCCCACGACGAGGTTCGAGGTCAATCGATCATATCGTTCAAACGATCCGGCCGAGTCTTCGCCGGAGGTCTCGCGAATATTTTCGACAGAAGTCTCGGGCGAAAATCCCAAAGAGAAATTCAAGATTTAGCTATAGTCAGATTCAATTCCAAACAACCCTCGAGGATCCTTGACGTCGGATCGTTGGGCACCAGAGAGAAAG TACTTTCGCGGAAAAAGAAGGACAAAATGACGCAGTTTATGCTGCCACTGTTGGTGGCGtacaaattgaaattcgcAGCGTTGATTCCGGTACTCCTCGGCGGTATGTCCTTACTGGCCTCGACGACAGCTTTggcgggattttttttcgccttgtTCGCAGCCGTCCTAGGACTGAAAACTCACTAA
- the LOC105685701 gene encoding uncharacterized protein LOC105685701: MISSQSFGVILAIAMSLRFVTPAEDFEILDKGYRVAYRVYEECQQHNVGLAPCLKKKAITFFDRVSRIGDIPITENMELVKNNKNDGRSYSDQELETLGRATGSSRDDILDNILFDKVASLLNGFDIRISLPKMTSSDFKRSIEEGRGKMKKMMGMMMMGMAMKMAAMIPLAIGVLFLIAGKALIISKLALVLSLIIGLKKLLMQKQGGGDMHGHSSGWQSGGGGGGWDRSMRSLESVAPAETPDTLKQNGAAENFAHSLAYKGQYGVSIQ, from the coding sequence atGATCTCGTCTCAGTCGTTCGGGGTAATTTTGGCGATCGCGATGTCGTTGAGGTTCGTCACACCCGCCGAGGATTTCGAGATCCTCGACAAAGGATATCGCGTCGCTTACAGAGTGTACGAGGAGTGCCAGCAGCACAACGTCGGTCTCGCGCCGTGTCTGAAGAAAAAGGCGATCACCTTCTTCGACAGGGTGTCGAGGATCGGCGATATACCGATAACGGAGAACATGGAGCTCGtgaagaataacaaaaacgaCGGACGCTCCTACTCGGACCAGGAACTCGAGACTCTCGGTAGGGCGACCGGCTCCTCGAGGGACGATATCCTCGACAATATTCTCTTCGACAAAGTGGCGTCCCTGCTCAACGGTTTCGACATTCGGATAAGCCTGCCGAAAATGACGTCGTCCGACTTCAAGCGGAGCATCGAGGAGGGTCGCggcaaaatgaagaaaatgatgGGCATGATGATGATGGGAATGGCGATGAAAATGGCCGCTATGATCCCCCTGGCCATCGGAGTCCTCTTCCTCATCGCCGGAAAGGCTCTGATAATCAGTAAACTCGCACTCGTACTCTCCCTCATCATCGGCCTCAAGAAACTACTTATGCAAAAACAAGGTGGCGGTGACATGCACGGCCACAGCAGCGGATGGCAGTCCGGCGGTGGAGGGGGCGGCTGGGACAGGAGCATGAGGAGTCTGGAGTCCGTCGCACCTGCGGAGACACCGGATACGCTGAAACAGAACGGCGCCGCGGAGAATTTCGCACATTCTTTGGCGTACAAGGGTCAGTACGGAGTCTCGATACAGTGA